From Lolium perenne isolate Kyuss_39 chromosome 5, Kyuss_2.0, whole genome shotgun sequence, a single genomic window includes:
- the LOC127301155 gene encoding uncharacterized protein produces MACNNPMRRTTSLTEFAPPSVLAVVLEDEYEDEQVEAAVEQADGGQDWLAAFGAGGGGGGSSGAAVGPPSRDWIAAYRARAAPARAGLRRNSADYSKVETAAFLRHCGLCRRLLGPGRDTFMYKGEAAFCSLECRQQHITHEEWKDKCTTRSSAAPPTSRGGRRSSKTDNGGTVAAA; encoded by the exons ATGGCCTGCAACAACCCGATGAGGCGGACGACGAGCTTGACGGAGTTCGCGCCGCCGTCCGTGCTGGCCGTGGTGCTGGAGGACGAGTACGAGGACGAGCAGGTCGAGGCGGCGGTGGAGCAGGCCGACGGGGGCCAGGACTGGCTTGCGGCGTTCGGggccgggggcggcggcggcggcagcagcggcgCGGCGGTTGGACCCCCAAGCCGGGACTGGATTGCGGCGTACCGCGCGCGCGCGGCCCCGGCGCGGGCGGGGCTTCGCCGGAACTCCGCCGACTACTCCAAGGTCGAGACGGCCGCCTTCCTCCGGCACTGCGGCCTCTGCCGCCGCCTCCTCGGCCCCGGCCGCGACACCTTCATGTACAA GGGCGAGGCGGCGTTCTGCAGCCTGGAGTGCCGGCAGCAGCACATCACGCACGAGGAGTGGAAGGACAAGTGCACGACCAGATCTTCGGCGGCGCCGCCCACCAGCCGCGGAGGCCGCCGCTCCAGCAAGACCGACAACGGCGgcacggtggcggcggcgtga